In the Pseudomonas orientalis genome, one interval contains:
- a CDS encoding dipeptidase, with translation MSPAELHADSIVIDGLIIAKWNRDLFEDMRKGGLTAANCTVSVWEGFQATINNIVASQTLIRENSDLVIPVKTTADIRKAKEQGKTGIIFGFQNAHAFEDQLGYVEIFKQLGVGVVQMCYNTQNLVGTGCYERDGGLSGFGREVVGEMNRVGIMCDLSHVGSKTSEEVILESKKPVCYSHCLPSGLKEHPRNKSDEELKFIADHGGFVGVTMFAPFLAKGIDSTIDDYAEAIEYTMNIVGEDAIGIGTDFTQGHGQDFFEMLTHDKGYARRLTSFGKIINPLGIRTVGEFPNLTETLLKRGHPERVVRKIMGENWVNVLKDVWGE, from the coding sequence ATGAGCCCAGCCGAGTTGCACGCCGACAGCATCGTTATCGACGGTCTGATTATTGCCAAGTGGAACCGCGACCTGTTCGAAGACATGCGCAAGGGTGGCCTGACTGCCGCCAACTGCACGGTGTCGGTGTGGGAAGGCTTCCAGGCCACGATCAATAACATCGTCGCCAGCCAGACCCTGATCCGCGAGAACAGCGACCTGGTGATCCCGGTGAAAACCACCGCCGATATTCGCAAGGCCAAGGAGCAGGGCAAGACCGGCATCATTTTCGGCTTCCAGAACGCCCATGCCTTCGAAGACCAGCTCGGCTATGTCGAGATCTTCAAGCAGCTCGGCGTCGGGGTGGTGCAGATGTGCTACAACACCCAGAACCTGGTGGGTACCGGCTGCTACGAGCGCGACGGCGGCCTGTCGGGCTTCGGGCGTGAGGTGGTCGGCGAGATGAATCGCGTCGGCATCATGTGCGACCTGTCCCACGTCGGTTCCAAGACCAGCGAAGAGGTCATCCTCGAATCGAAAAAGCCGGTGTGCTATTCCCACTGCCTGCCATCGGGCCTTAAAGAGCACCCGCGCAACAAGTCCGATGAAGAACTCAAGTTCATCGCCGACCACGGCGGTTTTGTCGGCGTGACCATGTTCGCGCCGTTCCTGGCCAAGGGCATCGATTCGACCATCGACGACTACGCCGAAGCCATCGAATACACCATGAACATTGTCGGCGAAGACGCCATCGGCATCGGCACCGACTTCACCCAGGGCCATGGCCAGGATTTCTTCGAAATGCTGACCCATGACAAGGGCTACGCGCGCCGCCTGACCAGCTTCGGCAAGATCATCAACCCGCTGGGCATCCGCACCGTGGGCGAGTTTCCCAACCTGACCGAGACCCTGCTCAAGCGTGGCCACCCCGAGCGCGTGGTACGCAAGATCATGGGCGAGAACTGGGTCAACGTCTTGAAGGACGTCTGGGGCGAATAA
- a CDS encoding lysozyme inhibitor LprI family protein yields MKSIFLALALIATGVHAAEDTDSTPCDGIENDQQTLECATYNKTTAEQLLKDNYQGLLERMGSTYGSDKTKLADITARLKDAQQKWEKLRDADCAVDTFPAVTGTKAYAIAHNDCLARMSDERSEFLESIGQE; encoded by the coding sequence ATGAAATCGATTTTCCTGGCTTTGGCACTCATCGCAACCGGCGTCCACGCGGCCGAAGACACCGATAGCACACCGTGCGACGGCATCGAGAACGACCAGCAAACCCTGGAATGCGCAACCTACAACAAAACCACCGCCGAGCAATTGCTCAAGGACAACTATCAGGGGCTGCTGGAACGCATGGGTTCGACCTATGGCAGCGACAAGACCAAACTGGCGGACATTACCGCCCGTCTGAAGGACGCCCAGCAAAAATGGGAAAAATTGCGAGATGCCGATTGCGCAGTGGACACCTTCCCGGCAGTCACCGGCACCAAGGCCTATGCGATTGCGCACAATGACTGCCTGGCGCGCATGAGTGACGAGCGGTCGGAGTTTCTGGAGTCGATTGGGCAGGAATAA
- a CDS encoding tyrosinase family protein, producing MNIRKEVRALSATEQLEFINTLLIMKSRGVYDKYVHWHHEVMVPTVHPDEPQDPTYRNGAHRGPAFLPWHREMLMQFEADLQAIKPGITLPYWNWTLDAAAPERSPLWGEGFLGGNGDPTDQFRVQDGVFAHKNGNWPVPSYPEEDLPGPGLKRQFGQFVSSLPSVEDLQMAMNEALYDEPNYNASPFTRGLRNRLEGWITQRGDPNVKTPGSQLHNRVHLWIGGNMLPMTSPDDPAFFLHHCFVDKVWADWQAQKRVDEPDLAAHYCPMEDGPPGHNYEDVLKPWTRRIRDVMDISTLGYSYAPSQPLIKRPFRSPFME from the coding sequence ATGAATATCCGCAAGGAAGTCCGTGCACTGAGTGCGACGGAACAATTGGAATTTATCAACACGCTACTGATCATGAAAAGCAGGGGGGTCTACGACAAATACGTTCATTGGCACCACGAAGTGATGGTCCCTACGGTTCATCCCGACGAGCCGCAAGATCCCACCTACCGCAACGGCGCTCACCGTGGGCCCGCTTTCCTGCCGTGGCACCGTGAAATGCTGATGCAGTTTGAAGCGGACCTTCAGGCAATCAAACCGGGCATTACCTTGCCTTATTGGAACTGGACGCTGGATGCGGCGGCCCCTGAGCGCTCTCCGCTATGGGGCGAGGGTTTCCTTGGTGGAAATGGCGACCCCACGGATCAATTTCGCGTGCAGGACGGCGTGTTTGCCCACAAAAACGGCAACTGGCCTGTGCCGTCTTATCCGGAGGAGGACTTGCCGGGCCCTGGGCTAAAGCGTCAGTTCGGACAGTTTGTCAGCTCATTGCCCAGCGTGGAGGATCTGCAAATGGCGATGAATGAAGCCTTGTATGATGAGCCCAACTACAACGCGAGCCCTTTCACCCGGGGGTTAAGAAATCGGCTGGAAGGCTGGATCACCCAACGAGGTGATCCCAACGTCAAGACACCCGGCTCACAGTTGCACAATCGCGTGCACTTGTGGATCGGCGGCAACATGTTGCCCATGACCTCACCTGATGATCCGGCGTTTTTCCTGCATCACTGCTTTGTCGACAAAGTGTGGGCGGATTGGCAAGCACAGAAGCGCGTGGACGAGCCCGACCTGGCTGCGCATTACTGCCCGATGGAAGACGGCCCGCCGGGACACAATTATGAAGATGTGCTCAAGCCCTGGACTCGCCGCATCCGGGATGTCATGGATATTTCCACCCTGGGCTACAGCTACGCACCAAGCCAGCCGCTGATCAAGCGCCCGTTCAGGTCGCCTTTCATGGAATGA
- a CDS encoding DUF3010 family protein, with protein MTLCGIEIKGSEAIIAVASLDNQALTHVALATKKIALEDDDEAANVKAFAAQVKAFVQANAITRIAIKKRSKKGEFAGGPTTFKIEGVFQLLEGVEVTLLSPQTINAQNKKHNFDLPATLNKYQHEAYKAACSALLKK; from the coding sequence ATGACACTGTGCGGCATTGAAATCAAAGGCAGCGAAGCCATCATCGCCGTCGCCTCGCTGGACAACCAGGCGCTGACTCACGTCGCCCTGGCCACCAAGAAAATCGCCTTGGAAGACGACGATGAAGCCGCCAACGTCAAGGCCTTCGCCGCCCAGGTGAAAGCGTTCGTGCAGGCAAACGCCATCACCCGTATCGCGATCAAGAAGCGCAGCAAGAAAGGCGAGTTTGCCGGCGGCCCGACGACGTTCAAGATTGAAGGGGTGTTTCAGTTGCTGGAGGGGGTGGAGGTAACGCTTTTGTCACCGCAAACCATCAATGCGCAGAACAAGAAGCACAACTTTGACCTACCCGCGACACTGAACAAGTATCAGCATGAAGCTTACAAGGCGGCGTGTTCGGCCCTGCTGAAAAAATAA
- a CDS encoding GlxA family transcriptional regulator yields the protein MSQDFYFLLMPGFSAIGFISALEPLRVANRFRGELYRWHILSADGGAVLASNGMSVNADAALEPLKKGATLLVVAGFEPLQFATPALAHWLRRLDHDGATLGAIDTGACVLAEAGLLDGHRLTLHWEAIDAFKEAYPHLSVTQELFEIDRRRITCAGGTASIDLMLDLIAQAHGPELAIQVSEQFVLGRIRPRKDHQRMQIATRYGINNKKLVHVIGEMEQHTEPPLSTLALADAIKVTRRQLERLFRLHLNDTPSNFYLGLRLEKARKLLRQSDMSVLEVSIACGFESPSYFTRSYRARFAKCPREDRRREAV from the coding sequence ATGTCCCAGGATTTCTACTTCTTGCTGATGCCGGGGTTCTCGGCCATCGGCTTTATCTCTGCCCTTGAGCCGTTGCGGGTCGCCAACCGCTTTCGTGGCGAGTTGTACCGCTGGCACATATTGAGCGCCGACGGTGGTGCGGTGCTGGCGAGCAACGGCATGTCGGTCAACGCCGACGCCGCGCTGGAACCGCTGAAAAAAGGCGCGACCTTATTGGTGGTGGCCGGCTTTGAACCCTTGCAGTTCGCTACGCCTGCCCTGGCGCACTGGTTGCGTCGCCTCGACCACGACGGTGCAACCCTCGGCGCCATCGACACAGGTGCCTGCGTACTGGCCGAGGCGGGCCTGCTCGACGGCCACCGGCTGACCCTGCACTGGGAAGCCATCGACGCCTTCAAGGAAGCCTATCCGCACTTGAGCGTGACCCAGGAACTGTTCGAAATCGACCGGCGCCGCATCACCTGCGCCGGCGGCACTGCGTCCATCGACCTGATGCTCGACCTGATCGCCCAGGCCCACGGCCCGGAGCTGGCGATTCAGGTTTCCGAGCAGTTCGTACTCGGCCGCATCCGCCCCCGCAAAGATCACCAGCGCATGCAGATCGCCACGCGCTACGGCATCAACAACAAGAAACTGGTGCACGTGATCGGCGAAATGGAACAGCACACCGAACCGCCCCTGAGCACCTTGGCCCTGGCCGACGCGATTAAGGTGACGCGGCGCCAACTGGAGCGGCTGTTTCGCCTGCACCTGAACGACACGCCAAGCAACTTCTACCTGGGCCTGCGCCTGGAAAAAGCCCGGAAACTGTTGCGCCAGAGCGACATGAGCGTGCTGGAGGTGAGCATTGCCTGCGGGTTTGAGTCACCGTCGTATTTCACTCGCAGCTATCGGGCAAGGTTTGCGAAATGTCCCAGGGAGGATCGGCGACGGGAGGCGGTTTGA
- a CDS encoding choline ABC transporter substrate-binding protein, with amino-acid sequence MNRLISRSVLAFSVSAILSTHVMAADAASCQNVRLGVVNWTDVIATSAMAQVLLDGLGYKTKQTSASQQIIFAGIRDQRLDLFLGYWNPLMTQTITPFVDARQVKVLDKPSLEDARATLAVPTYLADKGLKTFADIARFEKELGGKIYGIEPGSGANTQIKAMIAKNQFGLGKFQLVESSEAAMLSAVDRAVRRKEAVVFFGWAPHPMNVNLAMTYLTGSEDTLGPNEGMATVWTVTAPTYAEQCPNVHRLLSNLTFTAADESRMMQPLLDHKDPIESARQWLKDHPQDQARWLEGVTTFDGKPAAANLKLTSK; translated from the coding sequence ATGAACCGACTGATCAGCCGCAGCGTGCTTGCATTCAGCGTCAGCGCTATTTTGAGCACCCACGTCATGGCAGCGGATGCCGCTTCATGCCAGAACGTACGCCTGGGCGTGGTGAACTGGACCGACGTCATCGCCACCAGCGCCATGGCCCAGGTGCTGCTCGATGGCCTCGGCTACAAGACCAAACAAACCAGCGCCTCTCAGCAAATCATCTTTGCCGGCATTCGCGACCAGCGCCTGGATCTGTTCCTGGGCTACTGGAACCCGCTGATGACCCAGACCATCACGCCCTTCGTCGACGCCAGGCAAGTCAAGGTGCTCGACAAACCGAGCCTGGAAGACGCCCGCGCCACCCTGGCGGTGCCGACTTATCTGGCGGACAAGGGCCTGAAAACCTTTGCCGATATCGCCAGGTTCGAAAAAGAGCTGGGAGGCAAGATCTACGGGATCGAGCCGGGCTCGGGCGCCAATACCCAGATCAAGGCGATGATCGCCAAGAACCAGTTCGGCCTGGGTAAATTCCAGCTGGTTGAATCCAGCGAAGCGGCCATGCTTTCGGCCGTCGACCGTGCGGTACGTCGCAAGGAAGCCGTGGTGTTCTTCGGCTGGGCACCGCACCCGATGAACGTCAACCTCGCCATGACTTACCTCACCGGCAGCGAGGACACCCTGGGCCCGAACGAAGGCATGGCCACCGTGTGGACCGTCACCGCGCCGACCTACGCAGAACAATGCCCCAATGTGCACAGATTGCTGAGCAACCTGACCTTCACCGCCGCCGACGAGAGCCGGATGATGCAGCCGTTGCTGGATCACAAGGACCCCATCGAGTCGGCCAGGCAGTGGCTCAAGGATCATCCGCAAGACCAGGCGCGTTGGCTGGAAGGCGTGACCACGTTCGATGGCAAACCTGCTGCCGCCAACCTGAAACTGACCAGCAAATAA
- a CDS encoding 3-keto-5-aminohexanoate cleavage protein: protein MNHDVIITCALTGAGDTTARSPHVPVTPKQIAAAAVEAAKAGATVVHCHVRDPHTGRFSRDVALYREVMERIREADIDIIVNLTAGMGGDLEIGGGENPMEFGPNTDLVGPLTRLAHVEELLPEICTLDCGTLNFGDGDTIYVSTPAQLRTGAKRIQELGVKAELEIFDTGHLWFAKQMIKEGLLDNPLFQLCLGIPWGAPADTTTMKAMVDNLPADAVWAGFGIGRMQMPMAAQAVLLGGNVRVGLEDNLWLDKGVLATNGQLVERAGEILSRLGARILTPAEGRIKMGLTKRG from the coding sequence ATGAACCACGACGTCATCATCACCTGCGCACTCACCGGTGCTGGCGACACGACCGCCCGAAGCCCACACGTGCCGGTCACGCCCAAACAAATCGCCGCCGCCGCGGTGGAAGCCGCCAAGGCCGGCGCCACCGTGGTGCACTGCCATGTGCGTGACCCACACACCGGCAGGTTCAGCCGCGATGTGGCCCTGTACCGCGAAGTGATGGAGCGCATCCGCGAGGCGGACATCGACATCATCGTCAACCTCACCGCCGGCATGGGCGGCGACCTGGAGATCGGCGGCGGCGAGAATCCCATGGAGTTCGGGCCCAATACCGACCTCGTCGGCCCGCTGACCCGCCTGGCCCACGTTGAAGAACTGCTGCCGGAGATCTGCACCCTGGACTGCGGCACCCTGAACTTCGGCGATGGCGACACCATTTACGTGTCCACCCCGGCGCAACTGCGGACCGGTGCCAAGCGTATCCAGGAGCTGGGCGTAAAGGCCGAGCTGGAAATTTTCGACACCGGCCACCTGTGGTTCGCCAAGCAGATGATCAAGGAAGGTCTGCTCGACAACCCATTGTTTCAACTGTGCCTGGGCATCCCGTGGGGCGCACCGGCCGACACCACAACGATGAAAGCCATGGTCGACAACCTGCCCGCCGACGCAGTGTGGGCCGGCTTCGGCATCGGCCGCATGCAGATGCCGATGGCGGCGCAAGCGGTGCTGTTGGGCGGTAACGTGCGGGTCGGCCTGGAAGACAACCTGTGGCTGGACAAGGGCGTGCTCGCCACCAATGGCCAACTGGTCGAACGCGCCGGTGAAATCCTCAGCCGCCTGGGCGCACGGATCCTGACCCCGGCCGAAGGCCGTATCAAGATGGGCCTGACCAAACGCGGATAA
- a CDS encoding L-carnitine dehydrogenase — protein MRFITEIKTFAALGSGVIGSGWVSRALAHGLDVVAWDPAPGAEAALRKRVANAWGALERQGLTPGASQDRLRFVSTIEECVKDADFIQESAPERLELKLQLHSQISAAAKPNALIGSSTSGLLPSEFYESATHPERCVVGHPFNPVYLLPLVEVVGGKRTAPEAIQAAIKVYESLGMRPLHVRKEVPGFIADRLLEALWREALHLVNDGVATTGEIDDAIRFGAGLRWSFMGTFLTYTLAGGDAGMRHFMAQFGPALQLPWTYLPAPELTEKLIDDVVAGTSDQLGSHSISALERYRDDCLLAVLEAVKTTKAKHGMTFAE, from the coding sequence ATGCGCTTTATCACAGAAATCAAAACCTTCGCCGCCCTCGGCAGCGGTGTCATCGGCAGCGGCTGGGTATCCCGCGCCCTCGCCCACGGCCTGGATGTCGTGGCCTGGGACCCGGCGCCCGGTGCCGAGGCGGCGCTGCGCAAACGTGTCGCCAATGCCTGGGGCGCCCTTGAGAGACAGGGCCTGACACCAGGCGCATCCCAGGATCGCCTGCGCTTTGTCAGCACCATCGAGGAGTGCGTCAAAGACGCCGACTTCATCCAGGAAAGCGCCCCGGAACGCCTGGAGCTGAAGCTGCAATTGCACAGCCAGATCAGTGCGGCAGCCAAGCCGAATGCGTTGATTGGGTCGAGTACCTCCGGCCTGTTACCCAGCGAGTTTTATGAGAGCGCTACCCACCCCGAACGCTGCGTGGTCGGCCACCCGTTCAACCCGGTCTACCTGTTGCCCCTGGTGGAAGTGGTGGGCGGCAAGCGCACCGCGCCGGAGGCGATCCAGGCCGCGATCAAGGTGTATGAGTCCCTCGGCATGCGCCCTCTGCACGTGCGCAAGGAAGTGCCTGGATTTATTGCGGATCGACTGCTGGAAGCGCTGTGGCGCGAGGCGCTGCACCTGGTCAACGATGGCGTGGCAACCACCGGAGAAATCGACGATGCGATTCGTTTTGGCGCCGGCCTGCGCTGGTCGTTCATGGGCACTTTCCTCACCTACACACTGGCGGGAGGCGACGCGGGCATGCGCCACTTCATGGCACAGTTCGGCCCGGCGTTGCAGTTGCCGTGGACTTATCTGCCAGCGCCTGAATTGACCGAAAAGTTGATTGACGATGTGGTTGCCGGTACCAGCGATCAATTGGGCAGCCACAGCATTTCGGCACTGGAGCGCTATCGTGATGATTGCCTGCTGGCAGTGCTGGAGGCGGTAAAAACCACCAAGGCCAAACACGGCATGACCTTCGCCGAATAA
- a CDS encoding thioesterase family protein, whose product MPALTTYTTKILPDWVDYNGHLRDAFYLLIFSYATDALMDTLGLDSDNREASGHSLFTLELHLNYLHEVKLGAEVEVHTQLIAFDAKRLHLFHSLHLVGDDKALAGNEQMLLHVDLAGPQATPFSEATLARLVAISAEQAELPRPALLGRVIGLPAKKAPNQP is encoded by the coding sequence ATGCCTGCACTGACCACCTACACCACCAAAATCCTCCCCGACTGGGTCGACTACAACGGCCACCTGCGCGACGCGTTCTATCTGCTGATCTTCAGCTACGCCACCGACGCACTGATGGACACCCTGGGCCTGGACAGCGACAACCGCGAAGCCAGCGGCCACTCGCTGTTTACCCTGGAGCTGCATTTGAATTACCTGCACGAGGTGAAGCTGGGGGCAGAGGTCGAGGTGCACACCCAACTGATCGCCTTTGATGCCAAGCGCCTGCATCTCTTTCACAGCCTGCACCTGGTGGGTGATGACAAGGCGCTGGCCGGCAACGAACAGATGCTGCTGCATGTCGACCTCGCCGGCCCGCAGGCGACACCGTTCAGTGAGGCTACGCTGGCAAGGCTTGTCGCGATCAGCGCTGAACAGGCCGAGCTGCCAAGGCCCGCTCTGCTCGGCCGGGTCATCGGTTTGCCGGCAAAAAAAGCCCCGAACCAGCCGTGA
- a CDS encoding GlxA family transcriptional regulator: MTSTNSGAQPQNRAPQSIGFLLLDNFTLISLASAVEPLRMANQLSGRELYRWTTLSVDGNQVWASDGLQITPDASMHKAPVLDTVIVCGGVGIQRTVTREHVSWLQSQARQSRRLGAVCTGSWALACAGLLDGFDCSVHWECLASMQEAFPRVAMSTRLFTLDRNRFTSSGGTAPLDMMLHLISRDHGRELSAAISEMFVYERIRNEQDHQRVPLKHMLGTNQPKLQEIVALMEANLEEPIDLDELAVYVAVSRRQLERLFQKYLHCSPSRYYLKLRLIRARQLLKQTPMSIIEVASVCGFVSTPHFSKCYREYFGIPPRDERVGSNTTQQVAMLPIPQALMLSPLAGPMSALSQARNESTFASVRL, translated from the coding sequence ATGACGTCGACCAACTCCGGGGCCCAACCCCAGAACCGTGCGCCTCAATCCATCGGCTTTTTGCTGCTGGACAATTTCACGCTGATTTCCCTGGCGTCGGCCGTGGAACCCCTGCGCATGGCCAACCAGCTGTCCGGCCGCGAGTTGTATCGCTGGACCACCCTGAGTGTCGACGGCAACCAGGTGTGGGCCAGCGATGGCCTGCAAATCACACCCGATGCCTCCATGCACAAAGCCCCCGTTCTGGACACGGTCATCGTGTGCGGCGGCGTGGGTATCCAGCGCACCGTCACCCGTGAACATGTGTCGTGGCTGCAAAGCCAGGCGCGCCAGTCGCGCCGCCTTGGCGCGGTGTGCACCGGCAGTTGGGCGCTGGCCTGCGCCGGTCTGCTCGATGGCTTCGATTGCAGCGTGCATTGGGAATGCCTGGCGTCGATGCAGGAAGCGTTCCCCCGCGTAGCCATGAGCACACGCCTGTTCACCCTCGACCGCAACCGCTTTACCAGCTCCGGCGGCACTGCGCCGTTGGACATGATGCTGCACCTGATCAGCCGCGACCACGGCCGTGAACTGTCGGCGGCCATCTCCGAGATGTTTGTGTACGAGCGTATCCGCAACGAACAGGATCACCAGCGCGTGCCGCTCAAGCACATGCTCGGCACCAACCAGCCCAAGCTGCAGGAAATCGTTGCGCTGATGGAGGCCAACCTGGAAGAGCCCATCGACCTGGACGAGCTGGCGGTTTACGTCGCTGTGTCGCGTCGTCAGTTGGAGCGGCTGTTCCAGAAGTACCTGCACTGTTCGCCGTCGCGCTATTACCTCAAGCTGCGCTTGATCCGTGCGCGGCAGTTGCTCAAGCAAACGCCGATGTCGATCATCGAAGTGGCGTCGGTGTGCGGCTTTGTGTCCACGCCCCACTTCTCCAAATGCTATCGCGAATACTTCGGCATTCCGCCGCGGGATGAACGCGTAGGGTCCAACACCACCCAGCAAGTGGCGATGCTGCCGATCCCGCAGGCGCTAATGTTGTCACCGCTGGCGGGGCCGATGTCGGCGTTGAGCCAGGCGCGCAATGAGTCGACGTTTGCCAGCGTGCGGCTTTAA
- a CDS encoding L-serine ammonia-lyase — protein MAISVFDLFKIGIGPSSSHTVGPMRAAALFVQALRERDLLEQVRRVEVQLYGSLSATGIGHGSDTATIMGLMGEWPDAIDPSQIGVRIHTLRETDTLLLDGRLPVPFVWSRDMRLLDENLPFHPNAMTLVVWGDDGELHRDTYYSVGGGFVVDEAQAQSGVADMDRTELPYDFSSAAELLQLCKTHNLRVAELMLANEKTWRSEEEIRSGLMKLWRAMQDCVEQGLKHEGILPGGLNVRRRAARLHRSLQELGKPNVIGSTLSAMEWVNLFALAVNEENAAGGRMVTAPTNGAAGIIPAVLHYFMKFSEEVTEANVVDYLLGAAAVGILCKKNASISGAEVGCQGEVGSACAMAAAGLAEILGATPEQLCNAAEIGLEHNLGLTCDPVGGLVQVPCIERNAIAAVKAINAAQMALRGDGQHFISLDRVIRTMRDTGADMHDKYKETSRGGLAVSAVEC, from the coding sequence ATGGCTATCAGTGTTTTCGACCTGTTCAAGATCGGCATCGGGCCTTCGAGTTCTCACACCGTCGGCCCCATGCGCGCCGCGGCGTTGTTCGTTCAAGCCTTGCGTGAACGTGACCTGTTGGAACAGGTCAGGCGCGTCGAAGTTCAGCTGTACGGCTCGTTGTCCGCCACCGGCATCGGCCATGGCAGCGACACTGCCACCATCATGGGCTTGATGGGCGAGTGGCCGGACGCAATCGATCCGTCGCAGATCGGCGTACGCATTCACACCCTGCGCGAAACCGACACCTTGTTGCTCGACGGCCGTCTGCCGGTGCCATTCGTGTGGTCGCGGGACATGCGCCTGCTCGACGAAAACCTGCCGTTCCACCCCAATGCCATGACCCTGGTGGTGTGGGGCGATGACGGCGAATTGCACCGTGACACCTACTACTCAGTGGGCGGCGGTTTTGTGGTGGATGAAGCCCAGGCACAGAGCGGCGTGGCGGACATGGACCGCACCGAGCTGCCCTACGATTTTTCCAGCGCCGCAGAGCTGTTGCAGCTGTGCAAGACCCACAACCTGCGCGTCGCCGAGCTGATGCTGGCCAACGAAAAGACCTGGCGTTCCGAAGAAGAGATACGCAGCGGCCTGATGAAACTCTGGCGCGCCATGCAGGACTGTGTGGAGCAGGGCCTCAAGCACGAAGGCATCCTGCCCGGCGGGCTCAACGTGCGGCGTCGCGCTGCCAGGCTGCACCGCAGCCTGCAGGAACTGGGCAAGCCGAATGTGATCGGCTCGACCTTGAGCGCCATGGAGTGGGTCAACCTGTTCGCCCTGGCGGTCAACGAAGAAAACGCCGCCGGTGGGCGCATGGTCACCGCACCCACCAATGGCGCGGCGGGGATCATTCCGGCCGTGCTGCACTACTTCATGAAATTCAGTGAAGAAGTGACTGAGGCCAACGTGGTCGACTACCTGCTCGGCGCGGCGGCGGTGGGCATTCTGTGCAAGAAGAACGCCTCGATCTCCGGTGCCGAAGTCGGTTGCCAGGGCGAAGTCGGTTCCGCCTGCGCCATGGCCGCCGCGGGCCTGGCCGAAATTCTCGGTGCCACACCGGAGCAACTGTGCAACGCCGCGGAAATCGGCCTGGAACACAACCTGGGCCTGACCTGCGACCCGGTGGGCGGCCTGGTGCAAGTGCCGTGTATCGAGCGCAATGCGATTGCGGCGGTGAAGGCGATCAATGCGGCGCAGATGGCTCTGCGCGGTGACGGCCAGCACTTTATTTCCCTGGACCGGGTGATCCGCACCATGCGCGATACCGGGGCGGATATGCACGACAAGTACAAGGAAACGTCGCGGGGTGGGTTGGCGGTCAGTGCTGTCGAGTGCTGA
- a CDS encoding choline ABC transporter substrate-binding protein gives MKGSPSLLLAAMLSLPVMAHAAEPEQCKTVNFSDVGWTDITVTTATTSEILKGLGYKPRTTMISVPVTYKSLADGKNMDIFLGNWMPTMENDIKQYREAGTVETVRANLENAKYTLAVPEALYDKGLKDFADIAKFKDELGGKIYGIEPGNDGNRTIQTLIDKDAFGLKTAGFKVVESSEAGMLSQVERASKRNQAIVFLGWEPHPMNTRFKMKYLTGGDDSFGPNYGQATIYTNTRKGYTQECSNVGQLLKNLVFTLDMESTLMGNVLDDKMKADAAAKAWLKKNPQVLDTWLAGVTTVDGKPGLDAVKAYLAQ, from the coding sequence ATGAAAGGTTCACCCTCGTTGTTGTTGGCCGCCATGCTGAGTCTGCCGGTCATGGCGCACGCCGCAGAACCGGAACAGTGCAAGACCGTCAACTTCTCCGATGTCGGCTGGACCGACATTACCGTCACCACCGCGACCACCAGCGAAATCCTCAAGGGCCTGGGCTACAAGCCGCGCACCACGATGATTTCGGTCCCAGTGACCTACAAGTCCCTGGCCGACGGCAAGAACATGGACATCTTCCTCGGCAACTGGATGCCGACCATGGAAAACGACATCAAGCAGTACCGCGAAGCCGGCACCGTGGAAACCGTACGTGCCAACCTGGAGAACGCCAAATACACCCTGGCGGTGCCCGAAGCGCTGTATGACAAGGGCCTGAAGGACTTCGCCGATATCGCCAAATTCAAGGATGAGCTGGGTGGCAAGATCTACGGTATCGAGCCGGGCAACGACGGCAACCGCACCATCCAGACGCTGATCGACAAAGACGCTTTCGGCCTCAAGACCGCCGGTTTCAAGGTGGTTGAGTCCAGCGAAGCCGGGATGCTGTCCCAGGTCGAACGCGCCTCCAAGCGCAACCAGGCCATCGTGTTCCTCGGCTGGGAACCGCACCCGATGAACACCCGCTTCAAGATGAAGTACCTGACCGGTGGTGACGATTCGTTCGGCCCCAACTACGGCCAGGCCACCATCTACACCAACACCCGCAAGGGCTACACCCAGGAATGCAGCAACGTTGGTCAGTTGCTGAAAAACCTGGTGTTCACCCTGGACATGGAAAGCACCCTGATGGGTAACGTCCTGGACGACAAGATGAAGGCCGACGCCGCCGCCAAGGCCTGGCTGAAGAAAAACCCGCAAGTGCTCGACACCTGGCTCGCCGGTGTCACCACCGTCGATGGCAAGCCCGGACTCGACGCCGTCAAGGCTTACCTCGCCCAGTAA